A genome region from Gouania willdenowi chromosome 9, fGouWil2.1, whole genome shotgun sequence includes the following:
- the LOC114469454 gene encoding TBC1 domain family member 10A-like — translation MAKTENGRQSVDNRSIRTSSSSHIDDEGSLGSDSEINGFTSDRRTDKYGFIGGAQQYSEESAQDVPPEILRQREVKWLNMLSHWDKWMIKRFDKVRLRCQKGIPPSLRGRAWLYLSGGKVKREQNQGKFQELDSQSGDPKWLDIIERDLHRQFPFHEMFVSRGGHGQQDLFRVLKAYTLYKPEEGYCQAQAPIAAVLLMHMPAEDAFWGLVQICEKYLPGYYSPGLEAIQLDGEILFALLRRVSPLAFRHLEKHKIDPILYMTEWFMCAFSRTLPWASVLRVWDMFLCDGVKIIFRVGLVLLKCMLGTREKLKACQGQYETMELLRTIEPRYMQEGFLAREILEVPVTARDVEREHHSQVKRWKKNRGELNFKPPPRMHGARHIMLTEPPRRQDLQQNPTIILDVQQPTPQQKRGKEEKKSRIKNSMRKPKPKEDIPNPYPLASDLPPAPSEPPPPPPSPPPESSCDPETVAQTEAEGPLLQKAAPIEVPSLEECARQKSQQSLCSTEQDTYL, via the exons ATGGCCAAAACAGAGAATGGCCGTCAGTCTGTGGACAACAGGAGTATCAGGACTTCCAGCAGCAGTCATATCGACGACGAAGGCTCTCTGGGATCGGATTCAGAGATAAATGGCTTCACTAGTGATCGTCGGACCGATAAGTATGGATTCATCGGTGGAGCGCAGCAGTACTCAGAAGAGTC AGCTCAAGATGTTCCTCCTGAGATCCTCAGGCAAAGAGAAGTGAAATGGCTGAATATGCTCAGCCACTGGGACAAATGGATGATCAAGAGATTTGATAAG GTCAGGCTGCGCTGTCAGAAAGGAATTCCTCCGTCTCTTCGAGGTCGTGCCTGGCTCTACCTGTCAGGAGGAAAGGTGAAGCGAGAGCAAAACCAAGGAAAGTTTCAG GAACTGGATAGTCagtctggtgaccccaaatggcTTGATATCATTGAGAGAGACCTCCATCGACAGTTTCCATTCCATGAGATGTTTGTGTCACGTGGAGGGCATGG GCAGCAGGACCTGTTCCGTGTTCTGAAGGCCTACACTCTCTACAAACCAGAGGAGGGTTACTGTCAGGCTCAGGCTCCTATTGCTGCAGTGTTGCTCATGCACATGCCTGCTGAG GATGCTTTCTGGGGACTGGTGCAGATCTGCGAGAAGTATCTTCCCGGATACTACAGCCCTGGCCTG GAAGCGATACAGTTAGATGGAGAGATCCTGTTTGCACTGTTGCGACGAGTCTCGCCCCTCGCCTTCCGGCACCTGGAGAAGCACAAAATAGACCCCATCCTCTACATGACTGAGTGGTTTATGTGTGCCTTCTCCAGAACGCTGCCCTGGGCATCTGTGCTACGTGTTTGGGACATGTTTCTCTGTGATG GGGTCAAGATAATCTTTCGAGTTGGGTTGGTGCTACTTAAGTGCATGTTGGGAACCCGTGAGAAGTTAAAGGCGTGCCAGGGCCAATATGAAACCATGGAGCTCTTGAGGACTATTGAACCTCGATACATGCAGGAGGGCTTCCTCGCCCGAGAG ATTCTTGAGGTGCCTGTGACAGCACGAGATGTGGAAAGAGAGCATCACTCCCAGGTTAAACGCTGGAAGAAGAACCGTGGAGAGCTCAATTTCAAGCCACCCCCCAGAATGCATGGCGCGCGCCACATCATGCTGACGGAGCCTCCCAGGCGTCAGGACCTGCAGCAGAACCCCACTATTATACTGGACGTGCAGCAACCTACTCCACAGCAGAAGAGAGgcaaggaggagaagaagagcaGAATAAAGAATAGCATGAGGAAGCCCAAGCCTAAAGAAGACATCCCTAATCCCTACCCTCTGGCCAGTGATCTTCCACCAGCACCTTCTGagcctccacctcctcctccttctccaccACCAGAGAGCAGCTGTGATCCAGAGACTGTGGCTCAGACTGAAGCAGAGGGGCCTCTCCTGCAGAAAGCAGCTCCCATTGAGGTTCCCTCGCTGGAAGAATGTGCCCGACAGAAGTCCCAACAAAGCCTTTGCAGCACAGAGCAGGATACGTACCTGTAA